A segment of the Cohnella algarum genome:
AAGGACACGATCGTCGGCTTCGATATCGAGATCGCCAAGGAGATCGCCAATGATCTGGGCGCGGAGCTGGAAATCCAGGACTCCGATTTTGACGGATTGCTGCTGGCGCTGGATACGGGGAAAGTGGACTTTGTCATTTCCGGCATGAATCCGACCGAGGATCGCAAACAGCAGGTCGATTTTTCGGACATTTACTATAATGCATCGCAAGGCGTACTCGTCAAAAAAGAGGCCGCCGATCAGTTCAAGACGCCGGCGGATCTGGAAGGCAAGAAGATCGGCGTGCAAAAGGGTTCCATCCAGGAAGGATTGGCCCAGGAAATCGAAGGCGCAACGCTCACCTCGCTCGCTAAAATCCCGGAGCTCGTCATGGAGCTGACGACCGGACGGGTGGACGCGATTATTCTCGAGCGGCCGGTTGCGGACCAATATGCGAGAACGCAGGCGGACACCGTCGTGTCGGATGTCGTCATCGAACAGCCTCCGGAAGAAACGGGCTTTGCGATCGCCGTCAAAAAAGGCAACACGGAGCTGCTTGACAGCATTAACGCCACGCTGAAACGCCTGATCGAGAACGGAGACATCGAACGCTTCGTCGTGGAAGCAAACGAACTGGCAGGAGAATAACGATCGGATGGAGCGGCGGTAATGGATTTTTCTTTCCTTCAGGACTATTGGCCCATGTTCGCGAAGGGGGCGTGGATGACGCTGAAGCTGTCGTTCTTCGGCGTTCTTCTCGGCACGCTGTTCGGCGTCCTCTTCGCGCTCATGCGCATTTCGCGGATCTGGATTCTTAAAGCGGTCGCCTCGATTTATATCGAGGTGATTCGGGGAACTCCTCTCTTGGTGCAAATTCTGGTCATCTATTACGGTCTTACCGAATTCGGCATCAACATGTCGGCTTTCATGGCCGGGGTAACGGCTCTTACGATCAACAGCGCCGCTTACATGGCGGAAGTGTTCCGGGCGGGAATTCAAGCGATCGACAAAGGACAGACGGAGGCGGCCCGCTCCCTCGGCATGCCCAAAGGCATGACGATGCGGTATATCGTGCTGCCCCAGGCTTTTCGCAATATGCTTCCCGCAATCGGCAACGAATTCATCATTATTCTAAAAGACTCCTCGCTCGTTTCTACGGTCGGAATCGCGGAATTGCTCTACAATGCACGCACTCTGCAAGGTTCGTTGTTTTTGCCCTTTGAACCGTTAATCGTCGTGTCCGTCTGTTATTTTGTCATGACTTTTACGCTATCGAAACTGCTCGGCGCGCTGGAGAGGAAGTTGAGTAACCGTGATTCAAGTTCAGGGATTAAAAAAATCTTTCGGAAAAAACGAGATTCTGAAAGGCATCGACTATGAGATCCGCGGCGGCGAGGTTGTCGTCATTATCGGACCGAGCGGCTCCGGAAAGAGTACCTTTCTGCGTTGCTTGAACCGTCTCGAGGAGCCGACCGCCGGCGTTATCCGGTTTCGCGGCCGCGAGGTAACGGGCAAGCAGTCGGATTTGAACGAAATTCGCCAGAAAATGGGCATGGTGTTTCAGCATTTCAACCTGTTTCCCCACATGAAAGTGATCGACAATCTTACGTTGGCCCCGCGAAAGCTGAAAAAGATGAAGCCGGCCGAAGCCGAGAGCGTCGCGCTCGATTTGCTGCGCGCGGTCGGGCTGGAGAACAAGAAAGATGTTTATCCCGACAGCCTGTCGGGCGGCCAGAAGCAGCGGATCGCCATTGCGCGAGCGCTCGCGATGCAGCCGGACGTGATTTTGTTCGACGAGCCCACGTCGGCCCTCGATCCCGAGATGGTCGGCGAAGTGCTGGACGTCATGAAAGGCTTGGCCGAGCGGGGCATGACGATGGTCATCGTTACGCACGAAATGGGATTCGCGCGCGAGGTCGGCGACCGGCTGCTGTTCATGGACGGCGGTCTCATCGTGGAAGAGGGCGAGCCGAAGGCCGTATTCGCCGATCCCGCCCACGCGAGGACAAAGGAGTTTTTGTCCAAGATTTTGTAGCTCGAAAAATGGGTTCGGAAAACGGCCGGGAACGCGCACCCCGGCAAAGGCGATCTCATACTCTACATTGTATATTGTATACAAATCAAGGCGCGCAAAAGGAAGTGTTCCCGCTTGATATCGCAAACGCAAATGATGGAGAAGTCGGAACGGTACGGCGCCCGCAATTATCATCCGCTGCCCGTCGTCGTCGCCAGGGCGGAAAGGGTTTGGGTGGAGGATCCCGAAGGGAACCGTTACATGGACATGCTTAGCGCTTATTCCGCCCTGAATCAAGGGCATCGTCATCCGAAAATCATAAGGGCGCTCAAGGAGCAAGCCGACCGGGTGACGCTGACTTCCCGCGCCTTCCACAACGAAGCTCTGGGCAGCTTTTGCGAGAAGCTCGCCGCATATGCCGGAAAACCGAAAATTTTGACGATGAACACGGGAGCGGAAGCGGTGGAGACGGCAATCAAGGCCGTTCGGCGTTGGGCTTACCGCATCAAGGGCGTCCCCGCCGGGAAGGCGGACGTTATCGTTTGCGCCGGCAATTTTCACGGAAGAACGATAACGGCGACGTCCTTTTCTTCGACGGAAGAATACAAACGGGATTTCGGACCGTTTACGCCGGGCTTCACCGTCGTGCCCTACGGCGATCTTGCGGCGTTGGAACAAGCGATGACGCCGAATACGGCGGCTTTTCTCGTCGAGCCGATCCAGGGCGAAGCGGGCATCGTGATTCCGCCGGACGGATATCTCGCGGCCGCCTACGAGCTCTGCTCAAGCCGCAACGTTCTGTTCGTCGCGGATGAAATCCAGACGGGCTTCGGACGAACCGGCCGCAAGTTCGCCTGCGACTGGGAGGGCGTCGTCCCCGATGTGCTCGTGATGGGCAAAGCGCTCGGCGGCGGCGTCATGCCGATTTCCGCCGTAGCGGCGAACGACGAAATCATGGGCGTTTTCGAGCCCGGGTCGCATGGCTCCACCTTCGGCGGCAACCCGCTTGCCTGCGCGGTCGCGACCGCCGCCCTGGAAGTGACGGAGGAGGAAGGGCTGGCTGAACGGTCGGAGCGGCTGGGGAATTTTTTTATCGAACGGTTAAGGGAGTTGCGCAGCGAGAACATCCGCGAAGTCCGGGGACGGGGGCTGTTTATCGGAGTGGAGCTGTACGGCGAGGCGCGTCCCTATTGCGAGAAGCTGATGGCTCGCGGCTTGCTGTGCAAGGAAACCCACGAAACGACCATTCGCTTTGCTCCCCCCTCGTCATCGAACAGCAAGAGATCGAATGGGCTTTGGAAAAAATCCGGGAGGTGCTGAGCGATGGCGATTGAAAAAACGGCGGCAAGCGATCCGTCCGCATGGGCCGGCACGGACGCCCGGGAGAAAAAAGTCCGTCTTATACGCGTGCCGTTTTGGCTGGGAGGAGGCCGTTCGGGCGTCGAGTTCGGACCGGAAAGCATCATGAAAGCCGGTTTGCTGGCGCAATTGAAAACGATCGGCATTCGGCTCGTCGGCGACAGCGAGGTCGAATGTCCGAGACATCCGCTGCAGGAAGCGGGAGAAGGCAAGGTGAAATATTTGCCCGAGGTGCGCGAAATGAGCCGGCAGGTCAGCGAACACGTGTCTAAAGCCGTCTCCGCGAATTTTTTCCCGCTTATTCTCGGCGGGGATCACAGCATCTCCATCGGCTCGCTTGCCGGGCTGACGCAGCATCGCCGCAATCTCGGCGTCATCTGGTTCGACGCTCATTGCGATATCAATACGGAGGAAACGACCCCCTCCGGCAACATGCACGGCATGCCTCTCGCCGTTGCCCTCGGCAAGTCCAGGTTCAAGCTGTCCGATATTCCGAACGCTTCGCTGATCGGCAAGGAGAAGCTTGTCATTGTCGGGGCGAGGGATATCGACGAAGGCGAAAAGGAACTGATCCGCTCGGAAGGCATCGCCTGTTTCACGATGCACGATATCGACCGTTTCGGCATGAGGGCCGTCGTCGAGAAAGCGATAGCCATCGCCTGCGAGGGAACGGACGGCGTTCATGTAAGCTTCGATATGGATTGCCTCGATCCGCTCGAAGCGCCCGGGGTGGGAACGCCGGTTCCGGGAGGAATCAATTACCGGGAGGCGCATTTTGCGATGGAAATGCTGGCCGAAACCGGTCGGGTGACGTCGATGGATCTGGTGGAGGTGAATGCCGTCCTGGATTACAATCGGCGAACGTCCCGATTGGGCGTGGAGCTGATCGCTTCCTTGCTCGGCAAACGAATTTTGTGACAAGCGCAGCCTCAAGCCCGCAGCAGCGGGGGAGCGGCGGCTGGATTTTTTATGGAACATTCATGATGGAAGCCGGCGAACAAAGGAGCATTTTGACGAAAGTTCTTAATAAATAAGATATGGATACGCAAGTTATTGTTGAAATGTAAAGTCGATGTTATACTACCTAACAAAATATAATATACAAAATATAGTATATGGTATTTTGTATATTATATACATAGACAAGCGCAGATGACGGGATTTGGAGGGATGAAGGATGACATAGATGGGTTTTGCAGCTGGAGAACGTCTTCTAATCTATCATTCGTCGTCATAATAAAAAAGGAGGAACACCATGTTCAAGAAGAAGGCGACCAACAAACTGGTTTCCCTGCTGATGGCGCTCCTGCTGCTGTTCTCCGCGGCAGCTCCGACGGTCTTCGCAGAGGAAACGAACGGAACGGAGGCAAGTTCCGTTGCCGAGTCCGTCTATGCGACGGAAACCGGCGAATCGGAAATTTCGCTTGCCGCCCAGGCGGAAACCTCGCTGCTGCCCGGTTCCCCGGGGTATTTGGCTTACGAGTTCCTGGAATATTTGTCTTCGACAATCGGCACGCGCGTCGCCGGCAGCGTCCAGGACGTCTACGCCCGGGATTATATCGCGGAGCAATTTGCCGCGATGGGGTTGGACGTTGCGAGACAGGATTTCAGCTACACCCGTTCGGGCACGACGGTGCAAACGCAGAATATTGTCGCAACGAAGCCCGGCGCTTCCCCTAAAGTCCTGATTGTCGGAGCGCATTTCGATTCCGTCAGCGCCGGAAAGGGAACGGACGACAACGCTTCGGGCGTAGCCGTCATGCTCGAGACGGCGAAAAACGTAGCGCAGCTGCCGACGCCGTACACGGTCAAGTTCGTCGCATTCGGGGCCGAGGAGCAAGGCTTGCGCGGGTCGAATTATTACGTTTCCCAGATGAGCGACGAGGACAAGAAAAACACGGTCGCCATGATCAATCTTGACAGCCTGGCCGTCGGCGATCACATGTATATTTACGGCGGGGCCGGCGAGCAAGGCTTCGTGCGCGATCAGGGGCTTGCCATTGCGGAGCGCCTCGGCTTGAACCTTCAAACGAACCCGGGGATCAATCCCGATTATCCGGCCGGAACGACGGGAGACTGGAGCGACCATGCCCCGTTCAAAAGAGCCGGCATCCCTTATGGCTACCTTGAAGCAACCAACTGGACGCTGGGGGATTTGGACGGGTACACGCAAACCGAGCAGGACGGGGAAATTTGGCATACGCCCAAGGATAATCTCGAGTACATTTCCGCCAACTATCCCGGACGAATCGAAGAGCGGTTAAGCACGTTTACGCAAGTTTTGACCCATCTCGTGCTGGAGCTCGAGGTTCCGGTTCAGGAACTGCAAGTAAGCACCGACAAGGCGTCCATGACCGAAAAACGGACCATCGACGTCGAATTCCAACTGCTCAACGCCTCGACCTTGAACGATTTGCAATGGACGTTCGGAGGCAAGCCGCTGTCGGAATGGAAAAGCTGGAGCACCTCTCCCTCTCCCGCCGGCTATAACGGAGCTCCATTCATTTATTTGGAGGAGCCGCCGACCGTTAACGGAACGACGGTAACCGCGAAGGTCACCTTCGACTTGGTCTACGGGACAAGCAATCTGTCCGGATCCTTCCGTTCCCGGTATCCGGCGCTCATCGGAACGTACGATCTGGCCGTGCTTGACGGCGCAGGGGAAACGATCGCCAAAGCCCCCGTCAAGCTGAACGTATACGACGATTACCATACGTACGACGAGATCAAGCCGGCGATCGACGCCATTGCCGAAAGCCCCGACCGGGTGGACGGACGGTATGCGGAGTACAAAGTCATCGGCAAGTCCGGCCAGGGCCGCGATATCCACTTCTCGATCGTGGCCAGGGACAAAGCATCGGTCGACCAGTATTTGAACGAAACGATGCCGATGATGCTCAATAACCCGGAAGCCCTTCAGGAGAAAGTAAAAAGCGGTTCGCTCGGCGACTATAAAGTGCCGATCTGGATCAACAATATCCATCCCGACGAAGCGCCGGGCGTGGACGCCATCATTACGATGTTCGATACGCTGCTTACCGATGAATACGTAACGTACGAAACGACGGACGCTTCCGGCACTCCGCAAACGGTTGTGCTGGACATCGACAAGGCGCTCGACAACGTCATTTTCCTGCTCGATTATACGGAAAACCCGGACGGACGCTATTTGAACACCCGCGCGAATGCGGCCGGATTCGACCTCAACCGGGATAACTCCTATCAGACGCAGCCGGAAACGCAACAGGTGATGGAAGAGCTCGCCAAGTGGACGCCGCTCAGCTTCCTGGATCTGCACGGTTTTGTCGGCGAATTCCTGATCGAGCCATGCACGCCGCCGCACGATCCCAATTTCGAATACGACCTGCTGATCGACAACATGCTGGAGCAGGCGAACGCGATGGGCCGGGCCGGGGTGGCCAACACGAAGTACGATTCCTATTTGATTCCGTACGAAGAGCATCAAAGGGGAACGGATTCCGGCTATGCAACCGGCTGGGACGACGCTTCCCCGGCTTATACCGCCGTATTCGCCATGCACCACGGCGCGCTGGGTCACACGATCGAAATTCCGGAGCTGAACCAGGATTCCGCGGATGCCCTATATTACACGCTTCTGGCCGCGACGAATTACGTCGTGGAAAATAAGGACAAGCTTTTCCTGAATCAGCTTGAAGTGTTCAAGCGGGGCATCGAAAACGAAGACAACCGTAACGTCGACCAATATCTGATCAACGCTTCCGACGAAGTAATCGGTCGCCCGAGAGGCGAGCACGAAAACTTCTTCCCGGAATATTACGTCCTCCCGGTTAACTCCGAGCTGCAGAAGAATCCCGTGGAGGTTTATAAAATGGTGCAGTACCTGCTTCGAAACGGAGTCAAGGTCGAACAAACGATCGAGCCCGTCGCGTTGGAGGGCGTTCCCTATCCGGCCGGTACCTATGTCGTCAACATGCATCAGGCGAAACGCGGGTTTGCGAACCTTGTGCTGTACGACGGGATCGACGTTTCCGATTTTTCGGCGATGTATTCGGACATCATTCAGGATTTTCCGGTAATGAGAGGCTTTGATCTCGTCGCGGTTCGTCAATCGGGCGTATTTTCGGGAAGGACGAGCCAGGTGAACGCCGTATCCGTTCCGGAAACGTCTTTCCCCGGCAACTCGACGCATTACATTATCCGCAACAACGGCAACGCGGCCATTCAAGCGGTCAACGAATTGATCGCGGCCGGCAAATCCGTTACGCTTCTGAGCGAGGGCGGGGAAGGATACGAAAAGGGCGACTTCCTCGTATCCTATGCGAACTTGAAGGGTCTGAAAGCGAAATATTTGCTGACTCTCGTTCCGTTTCCGGATGACGGAGGCAAAGAAGGCAAAGTGCTGAAGGCGCCCGTCGTGGGCACTTCCGACCGGGTAACCGATTTCGTGCTCAGACAGCTCGGATTCACCGTTTCCTCCGACGCGTCTGCAAGCGGCGTATTGGTCAATTCGGTCAACAAGAACGAAATTCTGGCCGGCAAGCCGTACGTCGGCTTCGGCAGAACGGGCATGAACGCCTTGAGGAACAACAGTCTGCTGACGGAGGAAGGATTCGCCTTCACCTCCCAAAGCTCGTACGAAGGGCTGTACAAAGCCGTTTTCGCCCAGGACAACGTCATCACGGCGCCATACGCGGAAACCGATTATTTGTACACGAACACCGGCTCATACATTACCTCTTTGCCGGAAGGCGCAATCGAACTGGCGCGGATCGGAGACGGCGAAGATTTCTTCAAGGCCGGCTGGTGGCCGACCCGCGACAATGCGAAAGGACAATATGCAGGCTTCCTGTATAAGCAAAACGGCCTTAACATTACCGTATTCGCTTCCGATTCCTTGAACAAGGATCATCCGCAAGCCCAGTTCCGCCTGCTGGCCAATGCCATCTACGCCGCGGCTCCGGAGCTTGGGGAAAACGAAACGATGGACGACGGCGTGACGGAACGCCCGTACAATTATAATCCGATTCCGACGAATCCGGGCACGCCGACGAGTCCGGAAACGCCTGCGGATCCGGAAGCGCCGGCCGAGCCGGAAACGCCGACCGACCCCGGAACGCCTGAGCCGCCCGAGTTCAACGATCTGGACTCCGTGCCTTGGGCCGCGGACGCCATCTTGGAACTTGCGGCCAAAGGCATCGTGAACGGAGTCGGCGACGGCACCTTCGCGCCTCAACGCGAAGTCACCCGCGCCGAATTCCTGGCGATGCTGATTCGGGCATTCGATCTGCTGGACGAAGAGGCAACCGTATCGTTCGGCGACGTGAGCTCGTCTTCGTGGAGCTATCCGTATATCGCCTCGGCGGTCAAGCTCGGCCTGGTTCAAGGGGTAGGCGGAGGCAAGTTCGATCCGGCCCGTCCGATTACCCGCGAGGAAATAACCGTAATGGCGGCCAACGTCCTGAAGTTTGTCGCCGGCGCGCAAACAGCCGACGGCGAAGCCGCGCTGAGCAAGTTCAAGGACGGCGGCAGCATCGCTTCCTTCGCCAAAGAAGCCGTCGCGCTTCTGACGGAGAACGGCGTCATTACCGGCGTCGGCGCGGACCTGTTCCTGCCGAAAGGCGTGGCAAGCAGAGCCCAGGCTGCCGTCGTGATCAGCCGACTGCTGAACCTGAAGCTGTAAAGTCCCGAAAGCGGCCCGCGGGCTCGATAGGCGGCCGGCAGCGAATAATAGGGAAAAATAAAGAAACGGCGGCGCTTGGGAGCTTTCCCGGCGCCGCCGTTTCATTTGAACAGATATTTTGAAGCTTTGCGGGCCGGAAATCCGGCCGTTCGGTCTGCTTCTCAGGACGCCGATACTTCGACCGCTCCCGAAAATTGCTCCATATATTGCTCCAGCGTAACGCCTTGCTCCATGACGTCCCGAGCGATTTCCTTGCCGACGTAACGGATATGCCAAGGCTCGTACGTGTAGCCCGTAATATCCTCCGTGCCTTTCAAATACCGGATAATAAAGCCGTAATCCGCGGCATGCTCCTTCAGCCACTGGCCTTCCTTCGTGTCGCCGAACGATGTTTCCAGCGCGTAGCCGGCGCTTTTGCTGGATACGTCCATCGCGAGCCCCGTTTGATGCTCGCTCTGGCCGGGCTTCGCGCTTGTCCGGTTCGCGACTTCCTCGCCTTTCTGCTCGGCGTTGCGCTCGAAGATCGATTTTTGCGTCGCGTACGAGCGATATCCGGATACGGCTTTAAGCTCGATGCCGTCCGCCTCCGCTCCCGCGAACAGCTCCTCCAGCGCTTCGGCCGCCGGCTTGCGAAGCTTCTTCTTCGGCGAATCGCCGGAGAACGAAAACGCGACGTCCGGAACGACGAGGTCGTCCGGCACGTAGTCCGACGGCAGGTTTCGCTTTTTGTTGACGAGCACGAGGAGGCTGGATTCGTTGGTTACGACCGCCAGGCCGTCGTTTCCGGTCGCGATCGTCGCGTCCGGCGCGTTCTCGCGGAGCATAGCTTCGACGGCCTCCGAGAGCGAGCCGCCTGCGGACGTTTGCGTATCGCCGTCCGAGCCGGCTTGTCCGCCGCCGGCTTGTTCTTCCCCGGCCGTAGCGCCGGATCCCGGGGAAGCCGCCGGCCCTTCCGTCGCCGCGCCGTCAGCCGTTCCCGACGGAGCCGCCGAACCTCCGGTTTGCGCCGGCTTGGAAGACGGCGCCGTTTCCGAAACGCTTCCCCATACGTTCCATTTGCCGTATTCGGACGCTCCCCAAATGCCGGCGGCCACGACCACCGCGAGAATGCCCCATTGTCTAAGTTTCATTAAATTCGCCTCCAAAGAAATGACGACCAAGCGACCGTACAAGTTGCATGCATGTGTCGAATGATAGCCGAAAAAAGCGAAAAAGAAAAGGGCCGAATAGCGCAATTCCTGCCAGTTTGGCCGAAACGGCGGAATTTGAAACAACAAAGCCCGAGAGCCGCTTCGTTTCGGCTTCGGGCTTATCCGCTTATATCCATTTCTCGGCCCAGATTTGGATCGAGTTGGTCACGTCTTCAAGGTCTTGACCCTTTTCGGTTAATTCATACTCGATTCGCACGGGCATTTCGGGATAAACGGTTCGTTTGACGATTCCGAGCGATTCCAGCTCCTTCATGCGGTCGGTCAGCATTTTGTCGCTCATATCGGGGATTTGTTCCTTGATATCCTTGAACCGTTTCGGACCTCCCATCAGTACGCGAATGATGAGCCCCGTCCACTTCTTGCCGAGCAATTCCGCGGCGGCTTCGTACTTGGGGCACATTTTGGAGTAGTCCATCCGAATCCCCCCTCTCTTTAGGCATTATAGCATATCCATCACCGAAAAGAAAGAAGATACAATACAACGAATATTAACTTAACAAAAGTTAGTAAATGCCGATCGGAATTAAATCCGAACGAGCGCGAGGCCTGCCATCAAAAGCAAAAAGGCGACGCGCTGGAGGGGACCGAGCTTTTCCTTGAAAATCAGCAACGAGCCCAGCGCGACGACGAGGCTGTTCGTGGCGAAAATCGGCGCGACGAGGTGGGAGGGGCCTGCCAGCAGAGCGGCCGAATACAATTGCAAGCCTCCGTACGAGCCTATTCCCGCCGCCAGCCCCCATGCAAGTCCCGTCCGAACGGAGGATGAGCCGAAAGACGCGGCGGCGCTTCGGCCTGCGGAGCTCCGTCTCGAACCTGCGGCCGTCGCGGCGGCAAACCAGAGAAACGACAGCAAGTACCCCGACCATAGCACGGACGCATTGTCGAGTCCCATTTCCGCCGTTACCTTGAGCCCTCCGTTGCGGAACGCGAACAAAAGCGTGGCCGCGATCACGAGCGCGAACCAGCGCTTGCCGGCTTCGGCGCTCGCTGCTCCGGGCTTTACGGACAGCAAGACGACGGCGGCAAGCAAGGAAACGACGCCGGCGATGCCGGCCAAGCTTACGGCTTCTTCGTAAAAGAAGGCGCCCATCGCGACGACAAGAACGATGTTGCTGTTGGTAAGAGGCGAAGTGAGACTGGCGGGGCCGCAATCCAGCGCCTTCATGAACAGCAGGTTTCCCCAGGCCGAACCCAGCCCGATGACGGCGCCGGCGATCCATATGCGGTAATCGAACGGGGTCCAACCGCCGGAACCGGCGGCTTGAAGCCAAAAGCCGCAAGTGCCGGAAGCGTACAAGCCAAGCAGCATGGCGGTCGTCGAGCCCCGCCGCATTTGACTGACCTTCATGAACAACCCGGCCAACCCGAACACGAGCGCGCTGCCTACGGCAAGCGTAAACCACCACACGACAAGATCACCTTTCCGGGTTGCGATTCACTTTCGATAGGAGCTTTGTCATACAAATGAAATGTGACTGTTACGATTTTGTCGTATTCCGGGGCTATAATGAACCTCAAGACCCCCTTTTTCATTTCTTGACGAGCCTGTCTGCCTGGACGGGTTCTTTTTTTTGGGAATAAGGTTACAGAGCGACGACGACTTTGCTTTTTTGACGATAATAGACCCAGCGGGAAAACCCGATTTCCTTGAGCCGCTTGCGGACTTCCTCCCATTCGTCCCCGACCCGCTTCGGCACGTGGGCGTCCGAACCGAACGTAACGTCGACCCCGAAATGCAGCGCCCGTTCCAAAATTTCGTCGGAAGGATACCAGCCGCCGCAATCCTTCGTCTTTCCGCTTGTGTTGATTTCGATGGCGATATCGTGCTCGGCGACGGCTTTCAGCGCCTCGTCGATTTCCTTTTTCGCGCCGGGAATTTCGGAAAATACCGGGTAGTAGCCTTTCATCGCGTCGATATGGCCGAGCGCCTGGAACAGGCCGCTTTTGGCCGAGTGGCGGATGAGTTCGTAGTAGTGGCGTTTTTCCTCCGTTTTTCGCGCTTCGTCCAGGTTCTTCCAGCGGTTTCGGTTAAAAATGCTGACGCCCCTCGTTTGGTGCACCGAGCCGATAATATAGTCGAACGGGTAGGGGGCGTAGCTCGAGCGATACAAGTCGATCTGATCGGGATAAAAGTCCGACTCCACGCCGAGCAGCACTTCGATTTTTCCTTCGTATCGTTTTTTGAGCTCCAGCACTTCCTTGACGTAGTTCGGGAATTCGCTTTTGGCCATGCAAATGCCGGGCTGGGGGTGATCTTCCTCTCTTGCGAAATAAGGCGAATGGTCGGAAATTCCGATGGCCGAAAGACCGGCTTCAATCGCCGCTTCGATGTAATCCTCGATAGTGCCCTCGGCGTGGCCGCAGCGGTAATGGTGGGTGTGCAGATCGAATTTTTCCATCCGAATTCCTCCTTGAAATGAGCGCTTGTTATTCGCTGCCGATAAATTGATCTTCCGGCATGCCCTTCAAATCGCTAATAAATTGCCGCATCGCGCTGTTCATGTAACGACCCGATTTCGTGATGACCCCGACCGGGTGGGTGGCGTCGAATTCCCGCACCGCGATCATCTTCAGGCTTCCCCGCTTCAATTCGGCGGCGATGGAAAGCTTGGAGACGACGGCGGCGCCGAGGTTGAGCTCGGCCATCCGCTTCACTTCCTCGCTGCTGCCGAGCTCCATCACGACGTTCGGCTGAATATGGTATGCGCCGAAAACCCGGTCGACAAACCTGCGGCCTTGCGTGTCCGGGGAGAGCAGAATCATCGGCACGTCCTTCAGCATGCCCACGTTGATGACGTCGAAGGATGCGAGCGGATGATCCGGAGAGACGACGAGCTCGAACGTATCGTAGTAGAGCGTCGACGTTTCCACTTGCGCGCTTCGCTCCGACAAGTAGCCGATTCCGACGTCGATCGTCCCGTTTTCCACGCTCGCAAGCACTTGAGACGAGGGCATGGACATAATCGTCGTCTTGATCAGCGGAAACTGGTTTTGAAAATAAGAAAGGACGCGGGGCAAAATTTGGATGGCGATCGAGGCGGTCGTGCCGAGCACGATATGCCCTTG
Coding sequences within it:
- a CDS encoding transporter substrate-binding domain-containing protein, translating into MNKMKKLLLTGIVSVMAIGGLAACGNGNNNSGGSSSAAPSASATSPSTASASPAESSAPASEAASKIVLGTSADYAPFEFHKLIDGKDTIVGFDIEIAKEIANDLGAELEIQDSDFDGLLLALDTGKVDFVISGMNPTEDRKQQVDFSDIYYNASQGVLVKKEAADQFKTPADLEGKKIGVQKGSIQEGLAQEIEGATLTSLAKIPELVMELTTGRVDAIILERPVADQYARTQADTVVSDVVIEQPPEETGFAIAVKKGNTELLDSINATLKRLIENGDIERFVVEANELAGE
- a CDS encoding amino acid ABC transporter permease yields the protein MDFSFLQDYWPMFAKGAWMTLKLSFFGVLLGTLFGVLFALMRISRIWILKAVASIYIEVIRGTPLLVQILVIYYGLTEFGINMSAFMAGVTALTINSAAYMAEVFRAGIQAIDKGQTEAARSLGMPKGMTMRYIVLPQAFRNMLPAIGNEFIIILKDSSLVSTVGIAELLYNARTLQGSLFLPFEPLIVVSVCYFVMTFTLSKLLGALERKLSNRDSSSGIKKIFRKKRDSERHRL
- a CDS encoding amino acid ABC transporter ATP-binding protein codes for the protein MIQVQGLKKSFGKNEILKGIDYEIRGGEVVVIIGPSGSGKSTFLRCLNRLEEPTAGVIRFRGREVTGKQSDLNEIRQKMGMVFQHFNLFPHMKVIDNLTLAPRKLKKMKPAEAESVALDLLRAVGLENKKDVYPDSLSGGQKQRIAIARALAMQPDVILFDEPTSALDPEMVGEVLDVMKGLAERGMTMVIVTHEMGFAREVGDRLLFMDGGLIVEEGEPKAVFADPAHARTKEFLSKIL
- the rocF gene encoding arginase, whose product is MAIEKTAASDPSAWAGTDAREKKVRLIRVPFWLGGGRSGVEFGPESIMKAGLLAQLKTIGIRLVGDSEVECPRHPLQEAGEGKVKYLPEVREMSRQVSEHVSKAVSANFFPLILGGDHSISIGSLAGLTQHRRNLGVIWFDAHCDINTEETTPSGNMHGMPLAVALGKSRFKLSDIPNASLIGKEKLVIVGARDIDEGEKELIRSEGIACFTMHDIDRFGMRAVVEKAIAIACEGTDGVHVSFDMDCLDPLEAPGVGTPVPGGINYREAHFAMEMLAETGRVTSMDLVEVNAVLDYNRRTSRLGVELIASLLGKRIL
- a CDS encoding M20/M25/M40 family metallo-hydrolase; the protein is MFKKKATNKLVSLLMALLLLFSAAAPTVFAEETNGTEASSVAESVYATETGESEISLAAQAETSLLPGSPGYLAYEFLEYLSSTIGTRVAGSVQDVYARDYIAEQFAAMGLDVARQDFSYTRSGTTVQTQNIVATKPGASPKVLIVGAHFDSVSAGKGTDDNASGVAVMLETAKNVAQLPTPYTVKFVAFGAEEQGLRGSNYYVSQMSDEDKKNTVAMINLDSLAVGDHMYIYGGAGEQGFVRDQGLAIAERLGLNLQTNPGINPDYPAGTTGDWSDHAPFKRAGIPYGYLEATNWTLGDLDGYTQTEQDGEIWHTPKDNLEYISANYPGRIEERLSTFTQVLTHLVLELEVPVQELQVSTDKASMTEKRTIDVEFQLLNASTLNDLQWTFGGKPLSEWKSWSTSPSPAGYNGAPFIYLEEPPTVNGTTVTAKVTFDLVYGTSNLSGSFRSRYPALIGTYDLAVLDGAGETIAKAPVKLNVYDDYHTYDEIKPAIDAIAESPDRVDGRYAEYKVIGKSGQGRDIHFSIVARDKASVDQYLNETMPMMLNNPEALQEKVKSGSLGDYKVPIWINNIHPDEAPGVDAIITMFDTLLTDEYVTYETTDASGTPQTVVLDIDKALDNVIFLLDYTENPDGRYLNTRANAAGFDLNRDNSYQTQPETQQVMEELAKWTPLSFLDLHGFVGEFLIEPCTPPHDPNFEYDLLIDNMLEQANAMGRAGVANTKYDSYLIPYEEHQRGTDSGYATGWDDASPAYTAVFAMHHGALGHTIEIPELNQDSADALYYTLLAATNYVVENKDKLFLNQLEVFKRGIENEDNRNVDQYLINASDEVIGRPRGEHENFFPEYYVLPVNSELQKNPVEVYKMVQYLLRNGVKVEQTIEPVALEGVPYPAGTYVVNMHQAKRGFANLVLYDGIDVSDFSAMYSDIIQDFPVMRGFDLVAVRQSGVFSGRTSQVNAVSVPETSFPGNSTHYIIRNNGNAAIQAVNELIAAGKSVTLLSEGGEGYEKGDFLVSYANLKGLKAKYLLTLVPFPDDGGKEGKVLKAPVVGTSDRVTDFVLRQLGFTVSSDASASGVLVNSVNKNEILAGKPYVGFGRTGMNALRNNSLLTEEGFAFTSQSSYEGLYKAVFAQDNVITAPYAETDYLYTNTGSYITSLPEGAIELARIGDGEDFFKAGWWPTRDNAKGQYAGFLYKQNGLNITVFASDSLNKDHPQAQFRLLANAIYAAAPELGENETMDDGVTERPYNYNPIPTNPGTPTSPETPADPEAPAEPETPTDPGTPEPPEFNDLDSVPWAADAILELAAKGIVNGVGDGTFAPQREVTRAEFLAMLIRAFDLLDEEATVSFGDVSSSSWSYPYIASAVKLGLVQGVGGGKFDPARPITREEITVMAANVLKFVAGAQTADGEAALSKFKDGGSIASFAKEAVALLTENGVITGVGADLFLPKGVASRAQAAVVISRLLNLKL